CGCGCCGATGACGACGCGCCGACGCCGCGACAACGCCGCCGCGATCTGAGCGAGATCGATCTCGCCCTGGCCCATCGGCTCCACGTCTCGCGAATCGCCGGCGTCCATCGTCCTCTCCCCATCCGCACCGATTGATAGCGAGATCATGGTTTCCGCGCGGTTAATCGCGGCGATCAATCTTTGTTAACCATACCGCCCTAAAAATCCCCGCGCGGAAGACGGCGATAAGCCGTTCCTCGAGATCAAGGTCAAAAATGCCGAGATATGGCTTCCTCCTTCTTTGGCTGATCATGAGCGCGACAATGGCCGGCTGCGCCCTGCCCGGCGCGACTGTCCCGGAGCTTTTGGCGACCACGCCGGACGAGCCCTATCTGCTCGGCGCCGGCGATCGGCTGCGCATCATCGTGTTCGGACAGGATGCGCTGTCCAACAGCTATACGGTCGACGGTTCCGGCCATATCTCCATGCCGCTGATCGGCCTCGTGCCGGCTCTCGGCCGAACCACGCAGGATCTGCAGCACGAGATCGCCGCCAAGCTGCGCAACGGCTTCGTTCGCGATCCGCATGTC
The sequence above is a segment of the Methylosinus trichosporium OB3b genome. Coding sequences within it:
- a CDS encoding polysaccharide biosynthesis/export family protein; translation: MPRYGFLLLWLIMSATMAGCALPGATVPELLATTPDEPYLLGAGDRLRIIVFGQDALSNSYTVDGSGHISMPLIGLVPALGRTTQDLQHEIAAKLRNGFVRDPHVSVEVEAYRPFYVLGEVINAGQYPYVEGLTAQKAIAIAGGFSPRGYQDAVDLTRDMGGVSVTGRVPLLQAVRPGDTLTVRERIF